From the genome of Metarhizium brunneum chromosome 4, complete sequence, one region includes:
- the RAV1 gene encoding Regulator of V-ATPase in vacuolar membrane protein 1, translating into MGVIKIAFTILDGVYRILQTVYDDDNEQQLDAIAIDELSGKIATCTAEQVRIYRPLILQDDNRKWAQQSCFDIPQAISKATCALSWGGSEELLVASNSLYLFTTASFPVNIWQKVLPNPAKSAIISHDSAYIASIGQHDCLTKVWRRLVYGADEVRFDVTYLRHPDIVVSIRWRRPHRPDQSADNVLYTICLDNSIRVWIPTEATEGRHWQLLGRVDMNESAIEMPVRSNPPLIFIVDGSELTAAVEKAVKDRRADDRSTDDAALDPLVTTVVNKNPEMCVSIDKLGNMSVWALENVGNNKPEQFKVFSVAKFKLPHFEPMDEFLNGQEGGGHTEVQSYCDRSSGRLHIVLHSFDGKIGIFSGNVADLLDPKKNDRRLNLQTVWTGHSAPVKKIVRNFSGHAVVSRTTSGECILWNHSALDGEREDQTLIRRSVIPENGNIHRICVLRKGRFVVLLYHKAIVVWDCRNGSASRLAECSFETQETPLCLIVLPRPRNTQYMLAYIATITSSGHGIAWEIKLPQYLSNDTTIGNVVGLSEFCRFELATADELKYVLPVDPAGAAPSMSGFLDIFARDVAISYTRSGRVNFWAARVNLASRAVDWLSTSCTETGLLDPALASGSMLKKAALVNLTRSQLTIWDIGDSRLEYDMDYEAHHSIQDLDWTSTPDAQAILAVGFQHRVILLSQMRFDYLNKGPAWAPIHEIDIRDLTAHPIGDSTWLADGHLVVGAGNQLFVYDRRIDTGDSSITPISHLNRDDRRDLFEVVQRFNGPIPIFHPQFLSQCILSGKGPVVRRILLALYKTLRYLIPGDTMDDYLGLPLSEFYIENTSPISSWGKTKESSFFDGNDCGEDDMFSAEMAAYINDKLTKIRIPQLTGHEQIQLADIIECVAVVESHRRSMDENGARFMLFFRQHALRKGRINDMHLSWREINWAFHSGSQDMLLDFVSRQNHGAMLWEQARECGVFMWLSDLTTLRDHFEGLARNEYTKSELKDPVNCSLFYLALRKKTVLQGLWRVASWNKEQVATQKLLANNFDDPKSRRTALKNAYALLSKRRFHYAAAFFLLADRLEDAVEVCLRQIKDLQLAIAICRVYEGDSGPVLRKLIRDEVLPLAAQEGNHWLASWGFWMLGRKDMAVRALIMPVFALLETPCSPDIKSRLFLTDDPALVVLYSQLRQRTLQTLQGASKITPKVEWEFVLHSAKLYDRMGCDLLGLDLDWSISFRRRQQVIIRERLKFPSGFSTAVLISVLHGKLSQSSKPENLDSAARGGFASLVPRTAIQDLAVPNTITDSGAENDIETQADPPPDCASNMGLLLICFLISGFFTILTYFLPIMRNLPIFGTVAANTWLWTLNPSLAYVGQGVIMGTETTLHMTLGAIVGWGILSPLAKFKGWAPGPVDDWEHGSKGWIVWVSLAIMLVDAVVSLGYVGCRSIPSFPGIRFIENFSKRLRKAREHIFGDSPLQYTLLQNQDEDFQPHTPDTANDTMEASRDGNDDVDRNDDGDDDGDDDDDDDDDDDAPADQRIGGRLVVIGLITSIILCIGTTHFVFGDLVPLYATVLAVFIALLLSIMGVRALGETDLNPVSGISKLAQLFFALIIPQSNKSSVLINLVAGAVSEAGALQAGDLMQDLKTGHLLGAAPNAQFWGQVIGATAGAILSAFIYRIYTSVYAIPGDLFQVPTAYVWIFTARLVTGQGLPYMAKEWALGAGIVFAVTTLIRTAGVDKWWRPYVPGGIAVAVGIYNVPSFTLARAVGGIICWYWTRILGRSNAQLIILASGFILGEGFLSIANLILQGLKVPHL; encoded by the exons ATGGGCGTCATCAAAAT TGCCTTCACGATACTCGATGGGGTCTACCGAATCTTGCAAACGGTGtatgacgacgacaatgaaCAGCAGCTTGACGCGATTGCTATCGACGAATTATCCGGAAAGATTGCAACTTGCACAGCAGAACAGGTCCGCATATATCGGCCACTTATTCTACAAGATGACAACAGAAAG TGGGCACAACAGTCGTGTTTTGATATACCACAAGCTATTTCGAAAGCTACCTGCGCTTTGTCCTGGGGCGGATCCGAAGAGCTCCTAGTAGCCTCAAACTCACTTTACCTCTTTACCACAGCCTCATTCCCCGTGAATATATGGCAAAAGGTCTTACCCAACCCGGCCAAGTCTGCCATCATCTCACACGACTCGGCATACATCGCTTCCATTGGTCAGCACGATTGCCTGACCAAAGTTTGGAGGCGACTGGTCTACGGTGCAGACGAAGTTCGATTCGACGTGACGTACCTTCGCCACCCCGACATAGTTGTTTCTATAAGATGGCGCAGACCACATCGTCCAGATCAGTCGGCGGACAATGTCCTGTATACAATATGTCTCGACAATTCAATCCGTGTCTGGATCCCAACGGAGGCAACTGAAGGTCGACACTGGCAACTGCTGGGCCGAGTTGATATGAACGAGTCTGCCATAGAGATGCCAGTACGATCAAACCCTCCGCTCATATTCATTGTCGATGGATCTGAACTTACTGCTGCCGTGGAGAAAGCTGTTAAGGATCGAAGGGCTGATGATCGAAGTACGGACGATGCAGCTCTGGATCCGCTTGTTACTACTGTTGTAAACAAGAATCCTGAAATGTGTGTCAGTATCGACAAACTTGGCAATATGTCTGTATGGGCACTAGAGAATGTAGGGAACAACAAGCCTGAGCAATTCAAGGTCTTTAGCGTTGCGAAGTTCAAGCTGCCGCATTTTGAACCCATGGACGAATTCTTGaacggccaagaaggaggggGACACACTGAGGTTCAAAGCTACTGTGACAGATCAAGTGGAAGGCTTCATATCGTGCTGCACTCTTTTGATGGCAAGATCGGAATTTTTTCTGGAAACGTGGCGGACCTGTTGGATCCTAAAAAGAATGATCGACGCCTCAACCTCCAAACCGTCTGGACTGGACATTCTGCACCTGTCAAAAAGATTGTGCGTAATTTCAGTGGTCATGCAGTGGTTTCACGAACTACTAGCGGAGAATGTATTCTCTGGAACCATTCTGCCCTCGATGGTGAGCGGGAAGACCAAACACTTATTCGTAGGTCTGTCATACCGGAAAATGGCAATATACATCGCATCTGCGTCTTACGGAAGGGGCGATTTGTCGTCCTTTTATACCACAAAGCTATCGTCGTCTGGGATTGCCGTAATGGATCCGCATCGCGGCTCGCCGAATGTTCCTTTGAGACGCAAGAAACACCTCTATGTCTTATAGTGCTTCCTCGACCGCGAAATACACAATATATGTTGGCTTACATTGCCACAATAACATCCAGCGGCCACGGAATCGCGTGGGAAATAAAACTCCCCCAATATCTTAGCAATGATACCACAATTGGGAATGTGGTAGGGCTCTCTGAATTCTGCCGGTTCGAGCTTGCCACAGCAGACGAATTGAAGTATGTGCTCCCTGTGGACCCAGCTGGAGCAGCTCCGTCTATGTCTGGTTTTCTTGACATATTTGCTCGTGATGTAGCGATTTCATACACCCGCTCCGGGAGAGTAAACTTCTGGGCGGCACGTGTTAACCTGGCAAGCCGAGCGGTGGATTGGTTGTCGACATCCTGTACGGAAACTGGCCTGCTGGACCCGGCACTTGCAAGTGGTAGCATGCTTAAAAAAGCAGCTTTGGTGAATCTCACAAGATCGCAACTCACTATTTGGGATATCGGTGATTCACGTCTTGAGTATGATATGGACTATGAGGCACACCATAGTATCCAAGACCTTGATTGGACGTCCACTCCAGATGCACAGGCCATTCTGGCCGTTGGGTTCCAACATCGTGTCATACTACTGTCTCAAATGAGGTTCGACTACCTGAATAAAGGACCAGCGTGGGCACCCATTCACGAGATCGACATTCGGGATCTTACAGCACACCCCATTGGAGATTCCACCTGGCTTGCTGACGGCCATTTGGTAGTTGGTGCAGGAAATCAACTTTTCGTTTATGACCGACGTATAGATACAGGGGATTCCTCCATCACACCCATCAGTCATCTGAACAGAGATGATCGTAGGGACCTGTTTGAAGTCGTGCAGAGATTTAATGGTCCCATTCCTATATTTCATCCCCAATTTCTCAGCCAATGTATTCTGTCTGGCAAGGGTCCTGTTGTCCGTCGCATCTTACTAGCCCTGTACAAAACGTTGAGATACTTGATTCCAGGTGATACCATGGACGATTACCTGGGTCTTCCGCTATCAGAGTTCTACATTGAAAAT ACGTCTCCAATAAGCTCGTGGGGCAAAACCAAGGAATCTTCGTTCTTTGATGGCAATGATTGCGGAGAGGACGATATGTTTTCCGCAGAGATGGCAGCGTACATAAACGACAAATTGACGAAGATACGAATCCCCCAGCTCACTGGACACGAACAAATCCAATTGGCAGATATTATTGAATGCGTCGCGGTGGTGGAAAGCCATAGAAGATCGATGGACGAAAATGGAGCTCGGTTTATGCTATTCTTTCGACAGCATGCGCTTCGCAAAGGCCGAATCAATGACATGCACCTCTCGTGGAGAGAAATAAACTGGGCATTCCATTCTGGTAGTCAGGACATGCTGCTGGACTTTGTGTCCCGCCAAAACCACGGGGCCATGTTGTGGGAACAAGCTCGCGAATGTGGAGTTTTCATGTGGCTTTCCGACTTAACAACATTG CGTGACCACTTTGAAGGACTAGCAAGAAATGAATACACCAAGAGCGAACTGAAAGATCCGGTGAATTGTAGCTTGTTCTACCTGGCCTTGCGCAAGAAGACAGTCCTGCAAGGCCTTTGGCGTGTGGCAAGCTGGAACAAAGAACAAGTGGCCACCCAGAAATTACTAGCAAATAATTTTGACGACCCAAAATCGCGAAGGACAGCATTAAAAAATGCATACGCATTGCTCAGCAAGCGAAGGTTTC ATTACGCCGCGGCATTCTTCCTGTTGGCCGACCGTCTCGAGGACGCTGTCGAGGTTTGCCTCCGGCAAATCAAGGACCTGCAACTAGCCATTGCCATTTGTCGTGTGTACGAAGGTGACAGTGGGCCAGTGCTTCGAAAACTCATCCGAGATGAAGTTCTCCCTCTTGCCGCACAAGAGGGAAACCACTGGCTTGCCTCATGGGGTTTTTGGATGCTTGGCCGCAAAGACATGGCTGTCAGGGCATTAATT ATGCCTGTTTTTGCGCTTCTGGAGACTCCTTGCTCCCCCGACATCAAGTCTCGCTTGTTCTTGACCGATGACCCTGCTCTTGTTGTTCTATACTCTCAGTTGCGTCAAAGAACTTTGCAGACGCTTCAAGGTGCCTCCAAGATAACACCAAAAGTCGAGTGGGAGTTTGTTCTTCATAGTGCTAAGCTTTATGACCGCATGGGATGTGATCTTCTCGGGCTAGATCTTG ATTGGTCCATATCCTTTCGTAGGAGGCAGCAGGTCATTATCCGAGAGCGACTAAAATTTCCCAGTGGTTTCAGCACTGCTGTCCTCATATCAGTGCTTCATGGCAAACTGTCTCAATCTTCCAAGCCAGAGAATCTAGATAGCGCCGCACGGGGTGGTTTTGCCAGCCTAGTTCCACGTACGGCTATTCAAGACCTCGCTGTGCCAAATACCATTACTGATAGTGGTGCCGAGAATGACATCGAAACTCAAGCAGATCCGCCACCTGACTGCGCATCAAACATGGGACTGCTTCTCATTTGTTTCCTCATTTCTGGCTTCTTCACTATACTGACGTATTTCTTGCCTATCATGCGAAATCTTCCAATATTTGGTACTGTTGCCGCAAACACTTGGCTCTGGACATTGAACCCTAGCCTCGCTTATGTTGGCCAAGGTGTTATTATGGGCACTGAGACAACACTGCATATGACGTTGGGAGCCATTGTTGGTTGGGGTATCCTCAGTCCGTTGGCAAAATTCAAGGGCTGGGCTCCAGGGCCAGTGGATGACTGGGAACATGGCAGCAAAGGATGGATTGTCTGGGTATCCCTGGCCATCATGCTGGTAGATGCCGTCGTTAGCCTCGGTTATGTTGGATGCCGTTCTATTCCCTCCTTTCCAGGAATTAGATTCATTGAAAACTTCAGCAAAAGACTACGCAAAGCAAGAGAACACATATTTGGAGATTCACCTCTTCAGTACACCCTGCTGCAGAATCAGGACGAAGACTTTCAGCCTCATACGCCAGACACCGCCAATGATACAATGGAGGCTAGTCGCGATGGTAACGACGACGTTGATAGAaatgacgatggcgatgacgatggcgatgacgatgacgatgacgatgacgatgacgatgctCCGGCGGATCAGCGTATTGGAGGGAGGTTGGTAGTCATCGGACTTATCACTTCCATTATATTATGCATTGGAACGACCCACTTCGTGTTCGGCGATCTTGTTCCTTTATACGCAACCGTTCTTGCTGTTTTCATTGCTTTACTTTTGAGCATAATGGGTGTACGGGCGCTCGGGGAAACAGATCTCAACCCTGTTTCAGGAATCAGCAAGCTGGCCCAGCTTTTTTTCGCCCTTATCATTCCACAGTCTAACAAGTCCAGCGTCCTGATTAATCTTGTGGCTGGTGCAGTG TCAGAAGCA GGTGCATTGCAGGCCGGGGACCTCATGCAAGACCTCAAAACTGGGCATTTACTAGGGGCTGCCCCAAACGCCCAATTTTGGGGGCAAGTGATCGGTGCCACTGCTGGAGCGATCCTGAGTGCCTTCATTTACCGAATTTACACATC GGTCTATGCGATACCGGGAGACCTTTTTCAAGTCCCTACTGCTTATGTTTGGATATTCACAGCGAGGTTAGTTACGGGGCAAGGACTACCATATATGGCTAAAGAGTGGGCTCTGGGGGCAGGAATTGTGTTTGCTGTTACAACATTGATTCGAACCGCTGGTGTGGACAAGTGGTGGCGCCCATATGTTCCGGGAGGCATCGCTGTGGCGGTCG GAATATATAATGTACCGTCATTTACCCTTGCTCGAGCGGTAGGCGGGATCATTTGTTGGTACTGGACAAGAATTCTAGGACGATCGAATGCACAGCTCATCATTCTCGCGTCG GGTTTTATTCTTGGAGAAGGGTTCTTGAGTATTGCGAACTTGATTCTCCAGGGCCTAAAGGTGCCGCATTTATAA
- the rmt3 gene encoding Ribosomal protein arginine N-methyltransferase rmt3 encodes MDKLRAASPSSGSDTSEQSNWLDVEPDLENFEFVSLFDVQAFTTLAEMLQHCKQQHNFDLVQNIHRLQLDFLGALKLVNYIRSQVKSDIALPSQISLDDIQDDRFLKPVLDNDAVIFSLDEVLQPSSDTEVETAGTLDESSRDLHRKNRDLQSELNSIRESFANYRLAVEQTLDRRWGVDEIPSSSANLKEKDSSGYYFESYAAHEIHETMLKDAVRTDAYRDFIYENKHLFKDKVVLDIGCGTGILSMFCAKAGAAKVLAVDRSDIIDKARENVFNNNLADIITCLRGSIEDVQLPVKEVDIIVSEWMGYCLLYEAMLPSVLYARDKYLKPDGLLVPSSATLWISPVKDEAYMSDHVSYWRDVYGFDMKAMQEGIYDEVRVQGMPASSLCGRAYPFKVLDLYSTCAEDLAFTTNWETELNVGTDDPDGFLIWFDNFFSPCRSEPIPEPRITPDKWVLASPGHVAFTTGPNGPETHWKQGLLLTGPRDPSQTISTSRHLSGEITFAAASDNARALTLRLRWSTEHEERSQSWELK; translated from the exons ATGGACAAGCTGCGTGCTGCATCGCCGTCCTCGGGTTCAGATACTTCAGAGCAAAGCAACTGGCTTGATGTCGAGCCTGATCTGGAAAACTTCGAATTTGTATCACTCTTTGATGTGCAGGCCTTCACCACACTTGCAGAAATGCTGCAGCATTGCAAGCAGCAACATAATTTTGACCTGGTTCAGAACATTCATCGCCTACAATTGGATTTCCTTGGAGCTTTGAAGCTAGTGAATTACATCCGCTCTCAGGTCAAGAGCGACATTGCTTTACCTTCACAGATTTCCCTTGATGATATTCAGGACGATCGTTTCCTCAAGCCAGTACTCGACAACGACGCTGTTATTTTCTCTCTCGATGAAGTGCTGCAACCGTCAAGCGATACCGAGGTAGAAACTGCGGGCACATTGGACGAGTCAAGCAGGGACTTGCACAGGAAAAACAGAGATCTCCAGTCGGAATTGAATTCTATTCGTGAAAGCTTTGCAAATTACCGCCTAGCTGTGGAACAAACGCTGGACCGTCGGTGGGGGGTCGATGAGATTCCCAGTTCATCGGCAAACCTGAAAGAAAAAGATTCCTCGGGCTACTACTTCGAATCGTATGCAGCGCATG AGATACATGAAACAATGCTCAAGGACGCCGTGCGCACGGATGCCTACCGAGACTTCATATATGAGAACAAACACCTATTCAAAGACAAGGTGGTGCTCGATATTGGATGTGGCACAG GCATTCTAAGCATGTTCTGCGCAAAGGCGGGCGCCGCAAAGGTGCTAGCCGTTGACAGATCAGACATTATTGACAAAGCACGAGAAAACGTGTTCAATAACAACCTAGCAGATATTATAACATGCTTGAGAGGCAGCATTGAAGACGTCCAACTTCCCGTCAAAGAGGTCGACATCATTGTAAGTGAATGGATGGGCTACTGTTTACTCTACGAGGCAATGCTACCAAGTGTGCTGTATGCACGGGACAAGTATCTGAAGCCTGATGGTCTTCTAGTTCCTAGCTCCGCCACGCTGTGGATCTCACCTGTGAAGGATGAGGCATACATGTCAGATCATGTTTCCTATTGGCGTGATGTCTATGGATTTGACATGAAGGCAATGCAGGAGGGCATTTACGACGAAGTTCGTGTACAGGGCATGCCTGCATCGTCACTTTGTGGTAGAGCATACCCATTCAAAGTTCTAGACCTATATTCAACCTGTGCAGAAGATCTTGCTTTTACAACCAACTGGGAAACAGAACTCAACGTTGGCACGGATGATCCAGACGGTTTTCTCATTTGGTTTGACAATTTCTTCTCCCCATGCAGATCAGAACCAATTCCTGAACCAAGGATCACACCTGACAAGTGGGTTCTCGCATCGCCAGGTCACGTTGCTTTCACCACCGGCCCGAACGGGCCAGAGACTCATTGGAAACAAGGTCTCCTGCTAACCGGTCCACGAGACCCCTCACAAACGATTTCTACCTCACGCCACCTGTCAGGAGAAATTACCTTCGCTGCCGCTTCTGACAATGCGCGAGCGCTTACGCTACGTCTTAGGTGGTCGACGGAGCATGAAGAAAGAAGCCAGAGCTGGGAACTTAAATAG
- the Uso1 gene encoding General vesicular transport factor p115 translates to MFSISTTPAKQSVSETITVYSGRLNSATLLEDRRAAILGLRSFAKDFPASVASGALRCLIGSLAKDGDDVDTVKIVLETLLMLFSPNESSPEASDEVVLWLADEFTQRQENITLLLDFVESNDFYSRLYSLQLLAAILSARTERTEECIFTAPLGISRLVATLDDQREAVRNECVSLLIALTPTSTEIQKLVAFENAFERIFAIVAADGSLTQGGRTVEDCLILLANLLRRNASNQSLFRESGCISKLASLLEGLLQAQLSNADIAVWAQAQRNRNVYAFLAVLRLFLLSGSAGVSQNQQAFWKQGLVYNILQLAFSREEGQVTIKAEALNTCGDMIRDAKPLQETFAQLMVPAPLLVDTGEDASSTLAAKTYVIDGLLDLTLNSFDQSAFDLRFSACECLKAYFSNHSEVRLHFLSRAIDGYMAAAEESANILTVLLRPDAAALARDPYRQWFASVIAFHLLHDNPTAKARLLQVTEGDSSKDEEVVTSIQTIAAHLITSITRNDDARISVGYLMLLIGWTFEDLDAVNDFLAEGSNVQSLIQAISHAVPAKGVLIQGLCAFLLGVVYEFSTKDSPLSRTSFHSILSKRLDREQFLERLTRLRSHPLMRDFEVTSQKHHPSLGNSLPDIFFDSVFVDFFKDNYSRIGRSIDRAPELEISVMTNGVQKGISRELVDSLRSQVGDKDRALQESKTKIISLEEALNSREAEHRQSSEAAAIELSKLKASFDNAESGHEEQLRRLAQKHSAKLADQERHIASFQAQLAAREAKYQNELLQAQQSAHSEVERVRLRADAEVADLKASMNRLEVDIIKANKSKALELQKLQEKNSRLVAIEVDQKTQAENRNSDLEGQLQKARTTIEELQRKVERVEKTLSEESGAKRTAQTELDDLLIVFGDLEEKVARYKTRLRKLGEDVSEGEDDEEDGPDDTDGEVD, encoded by the exons ATGTTTTCGATTTCAACGACACCAGCCAAACAGTCCGTTAGCGAAACCATAACAGTTTACAGCGGCCGTCTTAACTCGGCAACCCTTCTCGAAGATCGACGAGCGGCAATACTGGGCTTACGGAGCTTTGCTAAAGATTTCCCGGCATCAGTGGCCTCTGGCGCATTAAGATGTCTCATTGGGAGTTTGGCTAAGGACGGCGACGATGTCGACACTGTCAAAATCGTCTTGGAAACGCTGCTGATGCTATTTAGCCCCAATGAGAGCAGCCCTGAGGCTTCCGACGAAGTGGTTCTTTGGCTTGCTGACGAATTTACTCAGCGTCAGGAGAACATAACACTTCTGTTAGACTTCGTGGAATCGAACGACTTTTACTCGCGCCTGTACTCGTTGCAATTGCTCGCAGCTATACTGTCAGCCCGGACCGAAAGAACTGAAGAATGCATTTTCACTGCACCTTTAGGTATAAGCAGGCTCGTTGCTACTCTCGACGACCAACGTGAGGCCGTGCGGAACGAGTGTGTCAGCCTGCTCATAGCTCTCACGCCCACATCCACGGAAATACAAAAACTGGTGGCGTTCGAAAATGCATTCGAGCGAATATTTGCTATTGTGGCAGCCGACGGCTCGCTAACCCAGGGTGGCAGAACCGTCGAAGACTGTTTAATTCTTCTAGCAAATCTTTTACGTCGGAATGCTTCCAACCAATCCCTCTTTCGGGAATCCGGTTGCATCTCAAAGTTGGCTAGTTTGTTGGAAGGCCTGCTGCAGGCACAACTGTCCAATGCCGATATTGCGGTATGGGCCCAGGCACAGCGTAACCGGAATGTGTACGCATTCCTCGCCGTCCTTCGTCTTTTTCTACTTTCAGGTTCAGCGGGCGTCTCGCAGAATCAGCAGGCCTTTTGGAAGCAGGGGCTtgtttataatattcttcaGTTAGCATTTTCTCGCGAGGAAGGCCAAGTCACTATTAAGGCAGAG GCATTAAATACTTGTGGTGATATGATTCGGGACGCAAAGCCTCTCCAGGAAACCTTTGCTCAATTGATGGTGCCCGCTCCGTTACTTGTTGACACAGGGGAGGATGCAAGTTCTACACTCGCAGCGAAGACCTATGTAATCGATGGCTTGCTGGATTTGACACTCAACTCGTTTGATCAGTCAGCATTTGACCTTCGGTTTTCGGCTTGCGAGTGCTTGAAGGCATACTTTTCGAACCACTCCGAGGTCAGGCTTCATTTTTTATCCAGGGCAATCGACGGATATATGGCAGCAGCTGAAGAATCTGCCAATATCCTGACAGTTCTCCTACGACCAGATGCTGCGGCACTTGCCCGTGACCCTTACCGCCAATGGTTTGCCTCCGTCATCGCGTTCCATTTGCTACATGATAACCCTACCGCAAAGGCAAGGCTGCTTCAAGTCACAGAAGGAGACTCGTCTAAAGATGAGGAGGTCGTCACGAGTATACAAACGATTGCTGCTCATCTCATCACCAGCATCACACGTAATGACGATGCTAGAATTTCAGTTGGATACTTGATGCTGCTGATAGGCTGGACCTTTGAGGATCTCGATGCTGTGAACGACTTTTTGGCTGAAGGAAGCAACGTTCAAAGCTTGATACAGGCCATATCACATGCTGTTCCTGCTAAGGGGGTCCTCATTCAAGGCCTTTGTGCATTCCTTCTCGGTGTTGTATATGAATTTTCAACAAAAGATTCACCACTTTCAAGGACCAGTTTTCACTCTATTCTTTCGAAAAGATTGGATAGAGAGCAATTTTTGGAGCGACTGACACGACTCCGGAGTCATCCTCTTATGCGTGATTTCGAAGTCACATCGCAGAAGCATCATCCGTCTTTGGGGAACAGCCTACCAGATATCTTTTTTGACTCGGTTTTCGTTGACTTTTTCAAGGATAACTACAGTCGGATTGGACGCTCAATTGATAGGGCGCCAGAGCTCGAGATCTCTGTCATGACAAACGGCGTTCAGAAAGGGATATCCAGGGAGCTGGTGGATTCTCTTCGTAGCCAAGTCGGAGACAAGGATCGTGCATTACAGGAAAGTAAAACCAAAATAATATCGCTTGAGGAAGCTCTTAATAGCCGAGAGGCAGAACATCGCCAATCCAGCGAAGCTGCCGCGATTGAGTTATCTAAACTCAAAGCCTCCTTCGATAATGCAGAGAGTGGTCACGAAGAACAGCTACG AAGGCTGGCCCAAAAACATTCAGCAAAATTGGCCGATCAGGAGCGCCATATTGCGTCATTCCAAGCGCAGCTTGCAGCAAGAGAGGCCAAATATCAGAATGAGCTACTTCAGGCTCAACAGTCCGCACACTCGGAAGTTGAACGCGTCAGGTTACGAGCTGATGCAGAGGTCGCAGACCTCAAGGCATCTATGAATCGTCTTGAAGTTGATATTATCAAG GCCAATAAGTCTAAGGCATTGGAACTGCAAAAGCTCCAGGAGAAAAATTCCAGGCTGGTGGCGATTGAGGTTGACCAGAAAACACAAGCAGAGAATCGGAATTCAGATTTAGAGGGGCAGCTTCAAAAAGCCAGGACAACGATCGAGGAGCTGCAGCGCAAAGTTGAACGT GTTGAGAAAACGCTGTCAGAAGAATCAGGCGCCAAGAGAACAGCTCAAACTGAGCTCGATGATTTGCTCATAGTATTTGGGGACCTCGAGGAGAAAGTCGCTCGTTATAAG ACACGGCTTCGTAAGCTTGGTGAGGATGTGtccgagggcgaggatgatgaagaggatggCCCAGACGATACTGATGGCGAGGTGGATTGA